The following proteins are encoded in a genomic region of Spirochaetota bacterium:
- a CDS encoding MotA/TolQ/ExbB proton channel family protein, translating into MMILFQKGGPVMWPILICSILSLAIFIERLIVLIKAKSYIWGSIILFKQKFASGSMSFSDIEACSGLVRDMIHVLDKSKNYSIDYELHEAEHKLVRFATFFVRNLEERLNWLAIIGNIAPLLGLLGTVTGMIKVFMGIQNMQGQVNPSALAGGVWEALITTAAGLIVAIPTIIAYHYFEDRIDDITGALKELISDILEVIKQ; encoded by the coding sequence ATGATGATACTATTTCAAAAAGGTGGCCCTGTAATGTGGCCAATTCTTATATGCTCAATATTGTCACTTGCCATTTTTATTGAACGTTTGATTGTTTTGATTAAGGCAAAGTCTTATATCTGGGGATCCATTATTCTTTTTAAACAGAAGTTTGCCTCAGGCAGCATGTCATTTAGCGATATTGAAGCTTGTTCAGGGTTGGTGCGCGATATGATACATGTACTGGATAAAAGTAAAAATTATTCAATAGATTATGAATTACATGAAGCTGAACATAAACTGGTACGGTTTGCTACTTTTTTTGTGCGCAATCTAGAAGAGCGTTTAAACTGGCTTGCAATTATTGGTAATATTGCCCCTCTTTTAGGGCTTTTAGGCACGGTTACAGGTATGATTAAAGTATTCATGGGTATTCAAAATATGCAGGGGCAGGTAAATCCTTCTGCGCTTGCTGGTGGTGTATGGGAAGCACTCATCACCACTGCTGCGGGATTAATTGTTGCAATCCCAACTATCATTGCGTATCATTATTTTGAAGACAGGATAGATGATATCACAGGGGCTTTAAAAGAATTAATAAGTGATATTTTAGAGGTC